One Vicugna pacos chromosome 31, VicPac4, whole genome shotgun sequence genomic region harbors:
- the CCDC25 gene encoding coiled-coil domain-containing protein 25 isoform X2, translating to MDCAHLVKANSIQGCKMNNVNVVYTPWSNLKKTADMDVGQIGFHRQKDVKIVTVEKKVNEILNRLEKTKMERFPDLEAEKECRDREERNEKKAQIQEMKRREKEETKKKREMDELRSYSSLMKVENMSSNQDGNDSDEFM from the exons ATGGACTGTGCCCATCTTGTGAAGGCCAATAGCATTCAAG GCTGCAAGATGAACAACGTTAATGTGGTGTACACACCGTGGTCTAACCTGAAGAAAACGGCTGACATGGATGTGGGACAGATAGGCTTCCACAGGCAGAAGGAT GTGAAAATTGTGACAGTGGAGAAGAAAGTGAATGAGATCCTGAACCGCTTAGAAAAGACCAAAATGGAGCGCTTCCCAGAcctggaggcagagaaagagtGCAGAGACCGCGAAGAGAGGAACGAGAAGAAAGCCCAGATTCAGGAaatgaaaaggagggaaaaggaagagacGAAAAAGAAGAGGGAGATGGACGAACTTAG GAGCTATTCATCACTAATGAAAGTTGAGAACATGTCTTCAAATCAG GACGGCAATGATTCAGATGAATTCATGTGA